One Natrinema halophilum genomic window carries:
- a CDS encoding GMC family oxidoreductase: MPRNGRSYDYVIVGAGPAGCVLANRLSADAGTDVLLLEAGKPDDQREISIPAAFSELFESAVDWNYHTEPQSELNGRELYWPRGKTLGGSSSMNAMIYIRGQPEDYDRWAMAGNDGWAYEDVLPYFMRAEDNERGPSDFHGLSGPRNVVDTRSPNELSEAFIEAGQAVGLPHNEDFNAGEQAGVGFYQVTQKDGRRHSAADAYLKPVLDRDTLTAVTGAHVTRVRFDGREAVGVEYVRDDANGAPATVDATEEVILSAGAINSPQLLLLSGVGPADHLETHDIDVVEDLPGVGRNLQDHLQAGVDYECTKPITLDDADSLVNLLKILLLKSGPLTSNVGEAGGFATVSEDADTPDVQFHFAPAHFVEHGFANPEGHGFSLNALRLRPDSRGRITLRSADPFDDPAIDPQYLTAEEDLEILLEGVKLVREILQAEPFDDYRGAELLPGSDVRSDAELTTHIRETAETLYHPVGTCKMGDDEMAVVDDRLRVRGLDGIRVVDASILPTITSGNTDAPTTMIAEKAADYIRSET, from the coding sequence ATGCCGAGGAACGGGCGATCCTACGATTACGTTATCGTCGGTGCGGGGCCGGCGGGGTGTGTTCTCGCGAACAGGCTGTCGGCCGACGCCGGGACTGATGTGCTGTTACTCGAGGCCGGGAAGCCGGACGACCAACGCGAGATCAGCATTCCGGCCGCGTTTTCGGAACTTTTCGAGTCGGCGGTTGACTGGAACTATCACACGGAACCCCAGTCGGAGCTCAACGGTCGAGAACTGTACTGGCCCCGCGGAAAGACCCTCGGCGGTTCGAGTTCGATGAACGCGATGATTTACATCCGCGGCCAGCCCGAGGACTACGATCGCTGGGCTATGGCGGGTAACGATGGCTGGGCCTACGAGGATGTCTTGCCGTACTTCATGCGCGCCGAAGACAACGAGCGCGGACCCTCGGACTTCCACGGATTGAGCGGCCCCCGGAACGTCGTCGATACTCGGTCGCCGAACGAACTAAGCGAGGCGTTCATCGAGGCGGGCCAGGCGGTTGGGCTTCCCCACAACGAGGACTTCAATGCCGGCGAGCAGGCAGGGGTCGGGTTCTACCAGGTTACACAGAAGGACGGCCGCCGTCACAGCGCGGCAGACGCGTATCTGAAGCCGGTGTTGGACCGCGACACACTGACCGCGGTAACCGGGGCGCACGTAACTCGGGTTCGGTTCGACGGGCGGGAGGCAGTGGGCGTCGAGTACGTTCGAGACGATGCCAACGGCGCACCGGCGACGGTCGATGCGACCGAAGAAGTAATCCTTTCGGCCGGAGCCATCAACTCACCGCAGTTACTGCTCCTTTCGGGCGTCGGGCCGGCCGACCACCTCGAAACCCACGACATCGACGTCGTCGAGGACCTCCCCGGGGTCGGTCGAAATCTGCAGGACCACCTGCAGGCCGGCGTGGACTACGAGTGTACGAAACCGATCACGCTCGACGACGCAGACTCGCTGGTGAACCTCCTCAAAATCCTCCTCCTGAAGAGCGGACCGCTGACGTCGAACGTGGGGGAGGCCGGCGGGTTCGCGACCGTCTCCGAAGACGCCGACACGCCGGACGTTCAGTTCCACTTCGCCCCCGCACACTTCGTTGAACACGGCTTCGCAAACCCCGAAGGCCACGGGTTTTCGCTGAACGCGCTCCGGTTGCGACCCGACAGTCGGGGCCGGATCACTCTCCGGTCTGCCGATCCCTTCGACGACCCCGCGATCGACCCGCAGTATCTCACCGCCGAGGAAGACCTCGAGATCCTGCTCGAGGGGGTGAAACTGGTACGGGAGATATTACAGGCTGAACCGTTCGACGACTATCGCGGAGCGGAACTGCTACCGGGATCGGACGTACGGAGTGACGCGGAACTGACCACACACATTCGCGAGACCGCGGAGACGCTGTATCACCCCGTCGGCACCTGCAAGATGGGCGACGACGAGATGGCAGTCGTCGACGATCGACTTCGGGTCCGCGGACTCGACGGAATACGCGTCGTCGATGCGTCGATACTGCCAACGATTACGAGCGGCAATACGGACGCGCCGACGACGATGATCGCAGAAAAGGCCGCGGACTACATCCGGAGCGAGACGTGA
- a CDS encoding LEA type 2 family protein yields the protein MVRRRTWLVILVAIVLIGATAAYGVLEAGRPQVESVDNEWGSVTDDRTEVETRIAIDNPRLLRLGDAAADVSYTVSMNDIEVANEHRNRMSLADDDSTVTVSTWLDNDDIPAWWASHIGRNETTTVRVNPSVGIDVAGIQLPATGLTGTRTVQTNLLEPIRTNESQRLQISGRTMFVINETNAQWGKATANRTPIDASATVTNQLSIPVPITEIRYSVELNGIAVGQGVAAQQTVLKPDSTRPLEANATIDNSRLDDWWVTHLRNEETSNLTVEFDATIEYGGVTRTLPLEFLSYERTFETDLFGTQPNRTNDSSPNRSRAVRDEQSVRVWSKRGSPARVNGRFAVSHRNAAREGSAIHRYVANAKAGSHSERDRSNPMQAAPATIVVPRTEATNTSEYD from the coding sequence ATGGTTCGTCGCAGAACGTGGCTGGTGATTCTAGTCGCGATAGTCCTGATCGGTGCGACTGCAGCCTACGGTGTCCTCGAAGCGGGCCGACCGCAGGTCGAATCGGTCGACAATGAATGGGGGTCCGTCACGGACGACCGGACCGAAGTCGAAACTCGCATAGCCATCGACAATCCGCGATTGCTTCGCCTCGGCGATGCCGCTGCGGACGTCTCGTATACGGTTTCGATGAACGACATCGAGGTCGCAAACGAGCACCGCAATCGGATGTCCCTCGCCGACGACGACAGTACCGTTACCGTCTCGACGTGGCTCGACAACGACGACATTCCGGCGTGGTGGGCTTCCCACATCGGCAGAAACGAAACGACGACAGTGCGAGTCAATCCCAGCGTCGGCATCGACGTCGCCGGAATCCAGCTCCCGGCAACCGGGTTGACAGGGACTCGAACCGTGCAGACGAACTTGCTCGAGCCGATCCGGACGAACGAGAGTCAGCGCCTCCAGATCAGTGGACGGACGATGTTCGTGATCAACGAGACCAACGCGCAGTGGGGCAAAGCGACCGCCAACCGAACGCCGATCGACGCGTCGGCGACGGTTACCAATCAGTTATCGATTCCGGTGCCGATTACGGAGATCCGGTATTCGGTCGAACTGAACGGCATCGCCGTGGGTCAGGGCGTGGCCGCCCAGCAGACCGTGTTGAAACCCGACAGTACCCGACCGCTCGAGGCGAATGCGACGATCGACAATTCGCGACTCGACGACTGGTGGGTCACGCACCTCCGGAACGAGGAGACGTCGAATCTGACGGTCGAGTTCGACGCGACCATCGAGTACGGCGGCGTCACGCGGACGCTCCCGCTCGAGTTTCTCTCCTACGAGCGGACGTTCGAGACGGACCTGTTCGGCACCCAACCCAACAGGACGAACGATTCGTCTCCGAACCGATCCCGGGCGGTCCGAGACGAGCAGTCGGTTCGGGTGTGGTCCAAGCGGGGGTCGCCTGCTCGCGTCAACGGACGATTTGCGGTATCTCACAGGAACGCTGCGAGGGAGGGATCGGCAATACACAGGTACGTTGCGAATGCGAAGGCGGGGAGCCACAGTGAGCGAGACCGTTCGAACCCGATGCAGGCCGCGCCCGCGACGATTGTGGTACCGAGGACGGAGGCAACGAATACCAGTGAATACGATTGA
- a CDS encoding pyridoxamine 5'-phosphate oxidase family protein encodes MTEFRGAWTEAEVEDFLEETTVPIRIATNRPDGSLWLVALWYRYRNGVLECATGANATLVRFLRQDPEVAFDISTNDVPYRGIRGNGTVTMTTDSDKAVLRALIERYLDGTSSPLARWLLGDDREEVRIEIEPRTIYSWDYSSRMGGNSTEPTA; translated from the coding sequence ATGACCGAATTCCGCGGCGCGTGGACGGAAGCCGAAGTCGAGGACTTCCTCGAAGAGACCACAGTCCCGATTCGGATCGCTACCAACCGACCGGACGGCTCGCTGTGGCTCGTCGCACTATGGTATCGCTACCGGAACGGCGTACTCGAGTGTGCGACCGGGGCGAACGCGACGCTGGTTCGATTCCTCCGGCAGGACCCGGAAGTCGCATTCGATATCTCCACGAACGACGTACCGTACCGCGGGATCAGAGGAAACGGAACCGTCACGATGACGACCGATAGCGACAAGGCGGTGCTTCGGGCCCTCATCGAGCGCTATCTGGACGGAACGTCCTCCCCGCTCGCTCGGTGGTTGCTCGGCGACGACCGCGAGGAGGTGCGCATCGAAATCGAGCCGCGGACGATATACAGCTGGGACTACAGCAGTCGGATGGGTGGGAACTCGACCGAACCGACGGCGTAG
- a CDS encoding ion transporter — translation MTAESPLQRRNTREAVRFYLLDHRTWLGKVIDIALLVLNLVFVAIFVAETYPLSSPVVRVLWNAEVAIAVVFLAEYLLRLYGAENRLAEFLDVYTLIDLIAVLPTLLVVLWPGAATVASVGFLRVIRVVRVLRFYRFTRDAEFFFGTISDNALRALKLLLTVLVLLFVSAGLFYSAEHAANPEVATFGDAFYYVVVALSTVGFGDIVPVTVAGRWVTVASILAAIIVLPWQASKIVREWSRKGKVDVTCPNCGLSSHDRDASHCKACGHIIYQEFDSRE, via the coding sequence ATGACGGCCGAATCGCCGCTCCAGCGTCGTAACACCCGAGAAGCCGTGCGGTTCTATCTGCTGGATCACCGAACGTGGCTGGGGAAAGTGATAGATATCGCGCTGTTGGTTCTGAACCTCGTCTTCGTCGCCATCTTCGTCGCGGAGACGTACCCGCTCTCCTCGCCCGTCGTCCGCGTCCTCTGGAACGCCGAGGTTGCCATCGCCGTCGTCTTTCTGGCCGAGTACCTGCTGCGACTCTACGGGGCCGAAAACCGCCTCGCGGAATTCCTCGACGTGTACACACTGATCGACCTGATTGCGGTCCTCCCGACGCTACTCGTCGTACTCTGGCCGGGGGCGGCGACCGTTGCCAGCGTGGGGTTCCTCCGAGTGATTCGGGTCGTTCGAGTCCTTCGATTTTACCGCTTTACGAGGGACGCGGAGTTCTTCTTCGGGACGATCTCCGACAACGCCCTTCGAGCGCTAAAACTGCTGCTGACGGTGCTGGTGCTCCTGTTCGTCTCCGCCGGCCTGTTTTACAGCGCGGAACACGCCGCCAACCCCGAGGTGGCTACGTTCGGCGATGCGTTTTATTACGTCGTGGTTGCGCTGTCGACCGTCGGATTCGGCGACATCGTCCCGGTTACTGTCGCCGGACGATGGGTCACTGTTGCGTCGATACTGGCCGCCATCATCGTCCTCCCGTGGCAGGCGAGCAAGATCGTCCGCGAGTGGAGCCGCAAGGGGAAAGTAGACGTCACGTGCCCGAACTGCGGGCTGTCGTCTCACGACCGAGACGCGTCACACTGCAAGGCATGCGGTCACATCATCTATCAGGAGTTCGACTCCCGCGAGTAA
- a CDS encoding DUF7344 domain-containing protein produces MTSQDGSFHTRMQPTRSVPAKLCTDGGEPSLSTNDAFSLLANPTRRYVLEHLRREGAAVKRSVLARHVAARKHDCDPDEVPTDALERAITDLHHFALPPLRANGLVEYSEGVVVLIDEDPTIARLLDAADADTRS; encoded by the coding sequence ATGACGTCGCAAGACGGTTCGTTCCACACGCGGATGCAACCGACTCGCAGCGTCCCCGCGAAACTCTGCACTGACGGTGGCGAACCGTCGCTTTCCACCAACGATGCGTTCTCTCTCCTGGCGAACCCGACCCGTCGCTACGTTCTGGAACACCTCCGACGTGAAGGTGCGGCCGTAAAGCGGTCGGTACTCGCCCGTCACGTCGCTGCTCGGAAACACGACTGCGATCCAGACGAGGTTCCGACCGATGCGCTCGAACGAGCGATAACGGACCTCCACCACTTCGCCCTCCCGCCGCTGCGGGCAAACGGCCTCGTCGAATACAGCGAGGGCGTCGTCGTGTTGATCGACGAGGACCCCACGATCGCCCGGCTGTTAGACGCTGCCGACGCTGACACTCGCTCGTAA
- a CDS encoding HalOD1 output domain-containing protein, with the protein MNGTHQPSPVDPTLDARTGTYEQQYETADGSEILIKAIRSVAAVAGVSTTDIDPLGEAADPEILVGSVEAADTNGGSTDGVTVRIYEHDVTIDDGRIVIDPPADEHSRCE; encoded by the coding sequence ATGAATGGAACACATCAGCCGAGCCCTGTTGACCCGACGCTCGACGCACGAACGGGAACGTACGAACAGCAATACGAGACCGCCGACGGTTCCGAGATCCTTATCAAAGCAATCAGATCGGTTGCGGCGGTCGCGGGCGTTTCAACGACCGATATAGACCCGCTCGGTGAGGCTGCCGATCCGGAGATACTGGTTGGCTCGGTCGAGGCCGCCGACACGAACGGAGGTTCGACGGACGGCGTCACGGTCCGCATTTACGAACACGACGTGACGATCGACGACGGCCGGATCGTCATCGATCCGCCGGCCGACGAGCACAGTCGGTGCGAGTAA
- a CDS encoding helix-turn-helix transcriptional regulator: MTEDAPAPDPVELVRRGELLDALFDGPKTPGELEAETSFSRSTVHRAIESLVEQHVLTESDCGFELTGFGRVVATETAEYRTNVVTAGRLQPLLDEVDATAVTLPLDGLEGAEITRPKQAHAHVATTRITDLLAGSNRIRLFSGVISPIFLDIAYKQVLSGTEVVAIFDRRVIEILFSEYGKNAREAARTGRFEVMIYDDCPFELFLCDGTVGIAAHDDGFLRLLVESDDLGVYEWAESVFDRYRERSEYATIF, encoded by the coding sequence ATGACCGAAGACGCACCCGCGCCCGATCCGGTGGAACTCGTGCGGCGCGGCGAACTACTCGACGCGCTGTTCGATGGACCGAAAACACCGGGCGAACTCGAGGCCGAAACGTCGTTTTCTCGATCGACGGTCCATCGGGCGATCGAATCGCTCGTCGAACAGCACGTCCTGACGGAATCCGACTGCGGGTTCGAACTCACCGGGTTCGGCCGCGTCGTGGCGACGGAGACCGCCGAGTACCGCACGAACGTCGTAACCGCCGGTCGACTGCAACCGCTGCTCGACGAGGTAGACGCCACGGCGGTGACGCTCCCGCTCGATGGGCTCGAGGGTGCCGAGATTACGCGCCCGAAACAGGCTCACGCCCACGTTGCGACGACACGGATCACGGACTTACTCGCCGGGTCGAATCGAATCCGTCTCTTTTCGGGCGTGATCTCCCCGATATTCCTCGACATCGCCTACAAGCAGGTTTTGAGCGGCACGGAGGTCGTCGCGATTTTCGACCGGCGGGTCATCGAAATCCTCTTTTCGGAGTACGGGAAGAACGCCCGCGAGGCAGCTCGTACCGGCCGGTTCGAAGTCATGATATACGACGACTGCCCGTTCGAATTGTTCCTCTGTGACGGGACGGTCGGAATCGCCGCTCACGACGACGGGTTCCTTCGTCTGCTCGTCGAATCCGACGACCTCGGGGTGTACGAGTGGGCCGAGTCGGTGTTCGATCGCTACCGCGAGCGGTCCGAGTATGCAACGATTTTCTGA
- a CDS encoding DUF1059 domain-containing protein, producing the protein MTVQFECFQEGCPFLVRAASTDEIVHLVDEHAEYAHDLDIERDTIESEIERM; encoded by the coding sequence ATGACAGTTCAATTCGAGTGCTTTCAGGAGGGATGTCCATTTCTGGTGCGTGCCGCCAGCACGGACGAAATAGTCCACCTCGTGGACGAACACGCCGAGTACGCTCACGATCTGGATATCGAACGCGACACCATCGAATCCGAGATCGAACGGATGTAA
- a CDS encoding cation:proton antiporter, which translates to MSATLQLVLRVLWLLGLALVVRVAVDTWLDVPYSVLLILVGVVISVLHVDVGLRLSNEVVMTLVLPPVLFNGVIELNRTALRENLAVPLVLVVLGIPLAVVLLGTVSTVAFGLPILSSFLFAAIVVPTDPIAVLSLFEEVDVPEQLSVMIDSESLFNDGVAIVIVNVLTSIAAEQSHPTISLEFAGTVVQDFLVISAVGFLVGSVCGYGTTLFVRRVPERMAILLATILTAYGSYVLAEHVIGVSGILATVGAGLYVETIADEESVIDHHALEFVRDTWDGGAFLLSTLVYVLIGAQVPISDLVGHRWAILVAAALVLLVRAVVVYGLVGVVNVTATKNVPNSYQHVLVWGGLHTVVPIALALGLPPWIPHREFIQTVVFGVAITGAVVQGLLLPSVLRIIGIRDRASRVGAVDRAERRR; encoded by the coding sequence ATGAGCGCGACTCTTCAGCTGGTGCTTCGCGTTCTGTGGCTTCTCGGACTCGCCCTGGTGGTTAGAGTCGCCGTCGATACGTGGCTCGACGTTCCCTACTCGGTCCTTCTCATTCTAGTTGGAGTGGTGATATCGGTACTCCACGTCGACGTCGGGCTTCGGCTGTCCAACGAAGTGGTCATGACCCTGGTTCTGCCGCCCGTTCTGTTTAATGGGGTAATCGAGTTGAATCGCACCGCGTTGCGCGAAAACCTGGCTGTTCCGCTCGTTCTCGTCGTTCTCGGGATTCCCCTCGCGGTCGTTCTACTCGGAACCGTCAGTACCGTCGCGTTCGGACTTCCGATCCTGAGTTCGTTTCTGTTCGCCGCAATCGTGGTTCCGACCGATCCAATAGCGGTCCTCTCGCTGTTCGAGGAAGTCGATGTGCCAGAGCAACTCTCGGTCATGATCGACAGCGAGAGCCTGTTCAACGACGGGGTTGCGATCGTCATCGTGAACGTGCTGACGTCGATCGCTGCCGAGCAATCCCATCCGACGATCAGTCTCGAGTTCGCCGGAACGGTCGTCCAGGATTTCCTCGTCATCAGCGCTGTCGGGTTCCTCGTTGGATCCGTCTGCGGGTACGGGACCACGCTGTTCGTCCGCCGGGTTCCCGAACGAATGGCGATCCTGCTTGCCACGATTCTGACCGCATACGGGAGCTACGTCCTCGCCGAGCACGTGATCGGCGTAAGCGGCATCCTCGCAACGGTCGGTGCGGGCCTGTACGTGGAGACGATCGCTGACGAAGAATCCGTGATCGATCATCACGCGCTCGAGTTCGTACGCGATACCTGGGACGGCGGTGCGTTTCTCCTGTCGACGTTAGTGTACGTCCTCATCGGCGCGCAGGTGCCGATCAGTGACCTGGTCGGCCACCGGTGGGCCATACTCGTCGCTGCCGCGCTCGTCTTGCTCGTGCGGGCGGTCGTCGTTTACGGGCTGGTCGGCGTCGTAAACGTAACTGCCACGAAGAACGTTCCCAACAGCTATCAACACGTGCTCGTCTGGGGAGGGTTACACACCGTCGTCCCCATCGCGTTAGCGCTCGGCCTGCCCCCGTGGATACCCCATCGCGAGTTCATCCAGACGGTGGTTTTCGGCGTTGCAATAACCGGAGCGGTCGTCCAGGGGTTGTTGCTGCCATCGGTCCTGCGCATCATCGGCATTCGAGACCGCGCCTCACGTGTCGGTGCCGTCGATAGGGCGGAACGACGAAGGTGA
- a CDS encoding sulfatase-like hydrolase/transferase: protein MPDGKSVVLVTIDSFRTDYCGVAAGDSETMPTLAAHAEDGLVFENAIASGPATFESATSFLTGMKPVERPDAAGGGREETKSHVRKHMAARRSVAEEFSERGYETAAFTANPWTSRYFGFDDGFDHFEDFMDGDASSGLLEGGEQKSTIGTLAMNATNWWQGQDMFMSWEALADEITEWTAEAEAPYFLWVFLVDSHLPYLPPATYRTQSRLKTYPANMGLFLDRDLPFESVLHDVLTTAYENTLKYTDEFLSFLTEEVGTDPLFVVHGDHGEAFGEHGMYGHGRQLYEPLVNVPLVVCNGPSGRVKEPFSLSRLPALLGGLASGDETVPDRLTEPYVFSSNRMPSVAVRGRDWKYIWSPDEQELYDLTDGEDEELDDDDLRTIGQDLVDFYRGSQSEKERVVEAVSDLAESGRV from the coding sequence ATGCCCGATGGCAAGAGCGTGGTGCTCGTTACTATCGACAGTTTCCGAACTGATTATTGCGGCGTGGCTGCGGGGGATAGCGAGACGATGCCGACGCTTGCGGCTCACGCGGAGGATGGACTGGTGTTCGAAAACGCCATCGCATCAGGTCCGGCGACGTTCGAGTCTGCTACCTCCTTTCTAACCGGAATGAAACCCGTCGAACGGCCGGACGCCGCCGGCGGGGGCCGCGAGGAAACGAAATCACACGTCCGCAAACACATGGCGGCGCGTCGGTCCGTCGCCGAGGAGTTCTCCGAACGTGGCTACGAAACGGCCGCGTTCACCGCGAATCCGTGGACCTCTCGATACTTCGGCTTCGACGACGGGTTCGACCACTTCGAGGATTTTATGGACGGCGATGCTTCGAGCGGCCTCCTCGAAGGGGGTGAACAGAAGAGCACCATCGGGACGCTGGCGATGAACGCAACCAACTGGTGGCAAGGTCAGGACATGTTCATGTCCTGGGAAGCGCTCGCAGACGAGATCACCGAGTGGACGGCCGAGGCCGAAGCGCCGTATTTCCTCTGGGTATTTCTCGTAGATAGTCACCTTCCCTATCTTCCGCCGGCGACGTACCGGACACAGTCTAGACTCAAGACCTATCCCGCCAACATGGGCCTGTTTCTGGACCGGGACCTTCCGTTCGAGTCCGTCCTCCACGACGTATTGACGACGGCCTACGAGAACACGCTTAAGTATACCGACGAATTCCTCTCGTTTCTCACGGAGGAAGTGGGCACCGACCCGCTGTTCGTCGTCCACGGCGATCACGGCGAGGCCTTCGGCGAACACGGCATGTACGGTCACGGACGGCAACTGTACGAACCCCTCGTAAACGTTCCGCTCGTCGTCTGCAACGGCCCTTCAGGGCGTGTCAAAGAGCCGTTCTCCCTCAGTCGATTGCCGGCCCTGTTAGGCGGCCTCGCCAGCGGAGACGAAACGGTCCCTGACCGCCTCACCGAACCGTACGTCTTCTCGTCGAATCGCATGCCGAGCGTCGCCGTCCGCGGACGGGACTGGAAATACATCTGGTCGCCCGACGAGCAGGAGCTATACGACCTCACCGACGGCGAAGATGAGGAACTCGACGACGACGATCTCCGGACGATCGGTCAGGACCTCGTCGACTTCTATCGCGGGTCCCAGTCCGAGAAGGAACGAGTCGTCGAGGCCGTATCAGACCTCGCCGAGAGCGGTCGAGTATAG